In Saprospiraceae bacterium, the sequence TTACTCAAAAGGGCATTTGATCTATAAAATAGCCACCGAACCCTTATCTTTCAATATGAGTTGGCGGCTATATTTTATTATCCGGTTTAATTAGAAAGTACCTAAACTAATTCGTAATGAAAAAATCAATTTTTTATTAATTTCATCACTTCTCTTTCACCAGCATGGCTTACTTCCAATACATATATTCCAGCTACAAAATCACTACCAAATCTAAAGACCCGATTAGAAGATCCTTGTTGCAAGTATAACTGTCTGCCTTGAACATCCGTTACTTTTACGGATACTTTTTCTGTGTTGATCACCTTGTTTATTGAAAGTTGGAATTCATTGGTGCTGGGATTTGGGAAAGTAGTTATTTCCAATTCTTTATTTCCCAAAATATCAGATCGGGTTAATTGATTATTTAGACTATTTATTCCATTGACACAATTGGCATTTCCGCAAGGGCCAATATAATCACCATGATTGAGATGACCAGCTAAAGCTGAATAGTCAACACAAAGGGTATTTCCTTTATGGCAGACAAGCACTTTTTTATTGTTGGTACCACACTTCCATGCTGCTATTAATTCTGTTTGAGTTGCAGGAGGATACTTACAATCAGGTTTGCCATCATGATTATTATCTACTTTATCATTACCCCCGGGGCACACATCACATGTATTACTTACTCCGTCACAGTCACTATCTCCCTGATTGCTATTGGTTGAACAAGTGCGTCCGGATACAACACCCCAGGACTGACCCAATTAGAAGCGTTACCATTCAGTGTAAAATATTGTAATGAACCATTATTATCAGCTCCTGCTATATCATTTAGTATCGTGGTACCTGAGTTATCGCCACCTGCTTGTCCTTGATTAAAATTATAATACGCCAGCAGTCCACCTTCATTGCCAATAAGCTCGCAGTTCATTTGAGCCAGAATTTCAAGTTTACATTTTGCATAATTCCAAACGCGTACTTCATCCATGGTGCCAGCATATTTACCATTGCCACCGTAAACTGACCAGTCACCCATTACTGTAGGATAGATGGATGCATTTAAGTTTATTGAGGAGGTTATTTCCGTGCCTGTCTCTGTACCATTGATATACATTTTTACGGCATTAAGTCCATCATAGGTAATGACAACATGTTGCCATACACCCCAGGTTACTGAAGCTGAAGATACTACAGAAGCGAGTTGAGTCTCCAAATACAATTTACCATTCGAACTTCCATACGTATTAATAGCGAAAGAAAAACCACTATACTCATACCCACCATATTTATTGGAAAGAATAGTGCTGAAATCCGATTTTTCACTGGGTTTTACCCATGCTTCAATAGTAAATGCTCCGGTTAAGTTCAGTCCCTCCAATTGAATCCTATCGTCATCGCCGTCAAAATTTAAGGCTGCACCAGGCTGAGCTACGAGGCCTTTAGACAGCAGGAGCATTAATAAAATAGATAGACCTGATGTCAAATACAAATGTTTTTTCATATTGGTTTGTTTTAAAGTTTTATTCGCAATTATTTAGGCTTAATTAGAAGCGCCAGTTTATTTCGATGTAAACCTACTTTAAACAGAATCAGAAAACAATCCCTAATTGTAGTGATACCCTATTGCCAAGCGGCTAATTTTTATCTATATGAATGGGAATTTCAGTAAAAATGACCTTACAAAATCCAAGGATACCATGGACCATTTGTCTTGTACCTAAAGTAATAAAAATGCTTCAATTTATCCAGATCCTGACAGCCGAGGGAATATCAGCCAGCTTATAATAAAAAAACCGCGTTAATCCTTAACTTCAAGCTTTCATAAATTGAAAATTAATTCCCAATTCTCTATATGCGTCCTGCAGACTATGTCCCCAGATACATTTTATCACAATCATTTAATGAGTAACTAAGAGATGAATAAGGTACTACGACATTATTTGATCTGCTGCATTTGGATTTTATTTTCTGCGTGCTGCCTTCATGCACAACAATACATTGTAGAAAAGATGGCTTTTCAGTCCCTCACCATCAACGAAGGACTTTCACAAGGCATGGTCAATCAGATCATCCAGGACAGATATGGATTTATGTGGTTTGCTACCAAAGATGGATTGAATCAATATGATGGGTATAAATTTAAAATATTCCGTCACGATGCTGAAGACCCTGCTTCCCTGTCTGATAGTTATGTACATGCCTTATGTGAAGACCGTCAGGGCCGGATTTGGGTAGGCACTTCATCCGGAACGGTTGATTTTTTTGACCAGACTTCAGGTAAGTTTCAACATGTCATCCTGCAAGCTACGACATCCCAAAAGGCACCTAACGGACCGGTTTATCAGATTATAGAAGATAAACAAGGAGACATCGTAGTATTATTTAGTAAAAAATGCTGGTCATTAAGCGTGCATTGAATAATGAAGTGGATTCATTGGCTTATTCAACCGAGGAATATGTGTTTCCATTGCCGATGATTAGTCCCTTATTATTTATTTCAAACTCCAGTATGATTTATTTATTAGAAAACTACAGTTCTTTTGCGCAAAACTATAGTCCTGTATATTTTGAACTTCTTCCGCCATCCCACATTTGGTCTTCGCATAACCTGGATATTAACCCTATAAAAACCAATCTTAATTCTGAACAGATCAAAATCTATCAAATACTCGAGGATACTTTGACTAATAATCTGTATTTCATCTGTACCAGGGGCATTATTCGACTTCGGGACGGCAAAGCATCAGAATGTATTCTCAGGCATCCTATTGACCGTAAACAATGCTTTATTGACCATGAACACAATATCTGGTTTAGTTATAATGACCTAATGGGCATATTTAATCTGGAAAGCCGGAAATTGAGATTTCTCACATCCACAGAAGATGCAGGCAGAACCCGCACCATTCTTATTAATTCCGTCTACGTGGATCGCAGTGGTTTGGTTTGGATCGGATCCAAAGGATATGGAATCAACGTTATAAATTATCGCGCCCGAAGATTTCACCATACGGACAATACTTCCGTATTTTCTATTACTGAATTGGAGGAT encodes:
- a CDS encoding T9SS type A sorting domain-containing protein, whose translation is MCPGGNDKVDNNHDGKPDCKYPPATQTELIAAWKCGTNNKKVLVCHKGNTLCVDYSALAGHLNHGDYIGPCGNANCVNGINSLNNQLTRSDILGNKELEITTFPNPSTNEFQLSINKVINTEKVSVKVTDVQGRQLYLQQGSSNRVFRFGSDFVAGIYVLEVSHAGEREVMKLIKN
- a CDS encoding LamG domain-containing protein yields the protein MKKHLYLTSGLSILLMLLLSKGLVAQPGAALNFDGDDDRIQLEGLNLTGAFTIEAWVKPSEKSDFSTILSNKYGGYEYSGFSFAINTYGSSNGKLYLETQLASVVSSASVTWGVWQHVVITYDGLNAVKMYINGTETGTEITSSINLNASIYPTVMGDWSVYGGNGKYAGTMDEVRVWNYAKCKLEILAQMNCELIGNEGGLLAYYNFNQGQAGGDNSGTTILNDIAGADNNGSLQYFTLNGNASNWVSPGVLYPDALVQPIAIREIVTVTE